The genomic stretch CAGGCTTTTTATTGATAACCCGAAGCTCATCTGCACATCTGTAATCTGCACATCAAAACAGGGTCAGCCTGAGCCCGTCGAAGGGCGTGCGTAAAGGCCCTCCCCGCCGTGCTTCGACAAGCTCAGCATGACAGCCGCATATGCATCCGTCCGTCCGTCCGCAGGTGCGACAACTAATTACAAATGCGGACACCTACAATCTGCACATCTGCTACACCAGCACATCGCCTAAATCAACACCGGCTTTTTTATCAGCATCGGTTGCCTGTTGCTCTAACAGGCGCGATACCTCAAACCGGGTGCCCGGCATCGCCCTTTTTAACTGCCCGGCTTTGGCCACCCATTTATCATAAGCATTTACATCGGGGAACAGCATTACCTGCCTGTTTTGCAGCACACGGCATTTATCGGCATTAAGCCCATCTAAACTGCCGCTGGCCAGCCATATAAACGCAGGCATTAACGCACTGGCTATTATGGCGGTTTTCTCGCTCTCGACAATAGCTACAGGCTTATATGGCGATGTGATCAACAAATGTTCGCCAAAAAGGCATTGGTTAAGGGTAAAATTTATAGTTTGCTGTTGGCTGTTTGCAGTTAGCTTATCATCGCTGCCCACTGCTGACTGTAGGCTGCCCACTTGTTTTAGTAGTTGCGTGTGTGCCCAGGTAATGTGGTTATAAGGCTGCTTTACCCGCTTGCCGGTGGTTTTATTGTACAGCATTATTTTGCCTGTGCGCACGTAGCCGTTGCCATCCAGTTGCCAAAATATTGTTGCGCCGTGCCAATGGCTGCTGGTGCCAATGCGGTATCGGCCCACAAGGGTATCGGCAATATCAAAGCCGAAACGCGTAATAAGGTACTGTACAAAATGGTTGTCTGCATAGTTTACAAAGCTATCGTTTACATAGTCGGGGTGTATGTAATACTCTGTAGCCGGTTTAGGTTTGGCCGTTTGCTTGGCACGCTTTGTTATGGGCCGGTTGCTTATGGCCAGCGGATAATTGCCCACCTGGCTAAAATACTGGCGCGGGGTAAAATGGTAGCCGCAATTATCAACCCTATCGCACAGGCCAACATGCGGCGCAAGCTGCCCGCCGCTTTCAATATCAATATATAACGTAAATGTTTTGGTGCGATGGTTGCACCTCGGGCAACGATACCGCGATTGCGTACCCTTATAAGGTTGTAATTGGTACTTATTCATATATGTTGTTAGATGTGCAGATTACAGATGTGCAGATTACAGATGTGCAGATTTGGAGTTTAGAACTTAGAGCTTAGATCTTTAGAATTTCAATTCCCTCCTGTCCGTCCGTCCGCAAAGGGTGGGTTACCCCTGCGGACGGACGCTTTGCTTACCTGCCTATGCTTTGTTTAAGGGCGTGCATTTTTATGAGCCTGTCGGCCTTTTGGTGCGATATGTTTAGTGCCTTGCCAATTTCGCGCAGGCTTAGGCCCTCGTTGTTTAAATCAACCGCTTTTTGTACCATTTGCTCGGTTACGGCTTCGCTTTTGCGCTTAAGCTGCTCCCACTCCTGCCCGTAGTTTAAAAACTCGTAGTGTAAAAAGTTATGGGGCTTGCTTATCTGGCAAATACACACATTGCTTTCGCCGTAAACCTGCTCGGTATTGCGTTGTTTTATTTGCTTAAGGTAGCGCAGGTTGTTATCGGCATTGCTTTCGCCAATGGTAAAGGCACTATCGCAAAAGTTCATCAGCATTTTACTGCCCTGCAAATCGTTACGGGTAATAGGCTGGCTAAGGTCGCGCTTGGGGGTATGTGCCAGCACCAGTATGCTTAGGTCGTACTTGTTTTTAAGCGTTTTAAGCTGTTTCATTAAAGGCAGTGCACCGTTGGCCTGCTCGGTTTCGTTACGCAGGTAGGTAAGGTTATCAATAATAAGCACCTTGGTACCGGTTTGTACAACAGCCTGCTCCAGCTCGTATATCAGGTGCTGGTCAAAATCGGTAAAGCCTTCGGGCAGCTCGCTATCGGGGTTAATTTTGCCACGTAAAAAGTTGCTGTTAAACAGGTAGTGGTGCCCGTAGTTTAAGCTGTAGCGTGCCTCAAACTGTTTATCGGTAAGCTCAAAATCGCAGTAAATAACGGGTTGTGCCAATGCCTCAACCTCAAAAGGGTGCTGGCTAATGCCTTTGGTAATAGCATCGGCAATTTGTACGGCCAATATACTTTTGCCCAGGTTGCTATCGGCAAAAAGTATGCATACCTCGCCCTGGTGCCAAAACTTGCCAAAAAGCATTTGGGGTATAGCACGCTGGCTGGCCTCGTTCATCCAGTAGTTGGCACCACGCACCATCAGCACGCTATCGGTAGTTTCTTGCTGTGGTTGGGTAAGCTGGTTTAAACTGGCTTGTTGTAGTTGTGCGGCATCAATGCGCATGCCGCTGTTAGGGTTGTTTGGATACATTGTTTATGTTGATTATGTTATTTGCTACGTGGTTGCTACGCGGTCATTTAATGAATACGGCAAAATGACCCAATGACCCAATGACCAAATGATCAATAGATGAGTGAAACGAATACAATCCCCCCAATAACCATATTTATATAAGGCTTTCGCTGCAAGGCGGGTTAGGCAGGCAGCGCTATAGTACGATGGTTGTAAAGGTGTCCGTCCGTTTAAAGGTGCGACAATGTTTGGACGGTGCGGACAGTGTGTTATTAAAAGCCTGTACGGCTGAAGGGATATTACAAATATAAAGATAAATCTTTAATTATCAAGAATAAATTGTAAAATAATGGGGTGTAAAACCTACCCCAACAAAAAAAGAGAAATATTTATAGCAGCACCAACAAAAAATACGAAGAATTTATAGGGAGAGGGACAAAAAAGTGAAAAAAGGGTCTTAATATGTAAAAAGGACAAAAAGGGGCTGTCCGCAGGTGTCCAAAGCGTCCAAAGTGGCCGAGGGGGTAAGGGTAGGGAGCGGACGGACGGGGGGAGATGATGGATTTTTTTATACATTTAAGCATGGAAAATGAATTGCCTAAAATTACATATCTATTTGGGGCTGGGGCCAGTGCTTTAAAACTGCCAACAATTAAAGGTCTTCCTGATCGGATAAAGTTTGTTAAGGACTATCTTGATAAATCGTACATATATCCGGAAGATGAGGTAATGACAGTCAACAACTTTAGTTTTAAAGCAAAGATGCCAAACAATTTATCCTAGATGGGTTTGATAAGCTTTATAATGCGTCACAAAATCATTCTACTGTAGATACATACGCGAAAAAGCTGCATTTGACAAGTAGAAGTAGTGAGGTGAATGAATTGGTTTTTATTCTTGCATTGTACTTTAATCTTGAACAAAAGATTGTCGGTGTAGATCCCAGATACAACACATTTTTAATATCGATATTAAATTCCTCAGCATACCAGTTTCCGTCAAATCTGAAATTTTTAACGTGGAATTATGATTTACAGTTTGAATTGGCATATCAGAAACTGTTAGATGACCATACTGATAGCTTGCAGTACAGTAAATTTAATAAAAATGAGAACAGTTGGAAAAAGGAAGAATTCAACTCAATAAAAATAAATGGGTCTTGTAATATGATTGATAAATCATTTGGAAGCTTTTATCATTTGATTAAAAATATATCATCAGATAAGGTTGATCTTGAAGATATAGATTGGGCTCTGAAATACGGGTTTTGCCATATAAAAAATAGAAGAGAGTTTTCTAGTGCCCGGGTAAATATAAACTTCGCTTGGTATAATGATACTGACAAACTAAATAAAATAGCAGCTTTACATGATACAACGGAGGTATTGGTTGTAATTGGATATTCATTTCCTTTCTTCAATAGGGATGTTGATAGAAAGATAATTAGATCTATGTTTAGGTTGAAGAAAATTTATATTCAAGATCTGTACCCTAATGATATAGTAAATAGATTTTTATCGATATTGCCAAATTGGAAAAAACAAGAAATCGAAATCATTCCCATAAATACAGCCGAAGAGTTTTTTTTACCACCTGAATTATAGATTCCAGTTACCGCACCCTACCACCTCTGCTTTAAACCCGTCCGCACCGTCCACCCACTGTCGCATCTCCAACGGACGGACACCCTGCAATCTGCACATCTATCATCTGCATATCTGCACCTCATCGGTGTAATCAAAAAAACACCATCGGTGTAATCAAAAAATAATTATCTTAAACCCCAATTACAAACCATAATAAAAACCAATACCGTTTATATATGAAAATTGCTATGCTGGGTTCGGGCTTTATCGCGCGTTTCTATGCCGACTCGTTAATTGGCCACCGCCGAACCGATGTGCTGCACGCCGTGTACAGCAGGGATATTAACAAAGCCAAACAATTTGCCCACGATTATAAGCTGCCCGTGTATAGCGATAGCCTGCACGATGTAGTAAACAACCCCGATGTGGATGTAGTGGTCATCAGCCTCCCTAACGATTTGCACCTTGCCGCTGTTGAGGCCTGCGCCAAGGCGGGCAAGCATGTGCTGTGCACCAAACCCCTGGGCCGCACCGCTGCCGAGGCTAAACAAATGCTGGATGCCGTAGAGGCTGCCGGCGTTATGGGCGGCTACCTGGAGGATTTATGCTACACCCCCAAGTTTAATAAAAGCCTTGCCAGTGTAAAGGCGGGCGCGCTGGGCCGTGTATTATGGGCCAAAAGCCGCGAGGCACACCCCGGCCCCCACAGCAACTGGTTTTGGGATAAAACGCAAAGCGGCGGCGGCGCCATTGTCGATCTGGGTTGCCACTGTATCGAAATTGCCCGCAGCTACATAGGCAAGCACATTAAACCTGTAGAGGTGATGTGCTGGGCGGCTACGCAGGTGCACCCTATTGATGCCGAAGACAATGCTATTGGTATGGTAAAGTATGCCAACGGCGCCATAGGGCAGTTTGAGGTAAGCTGGTGCTTCCGCGGCGGTATGGACCTTCGCGACGAGGTGATGGGCACCGAGGGCACTATTTGGATAAACAACTTTTTGCGTACCGGCTTTGATATGTTTAGCACCGGCAAGGGCGGCGGTTACGTTGCCGAAAAGGCCGAAAGCAGCAGCGGCTGGCTTTTCCCCGTTGGCGACGAGGTGAACGAGCTGGGCTACAACCACATGTTTACCGATATGTTTGAGGCTATTGAGCAGCAGCGCCCGCCAGCCGAAACCTTTTACGATGGCTACGTGGTAAACGCCATTATTGATGCGGCCTACGCATCGGCCAAAAGCGGCGTGTGGGAACCCGTAAACCTTACCGACTGGCGCGGCGATACCGATACCAAAATAGCCACCGAGTTTGCCAATTATAACGAGCAGTACTACTTGATAAAAGAAGAGATACTACCCCACGGCGATAAAAAGCTGTTACTAAAAGATAAAGTAACAGGCGAAGTGGTGGTGAGGGATTTGTAGGTTGGTGAGTGGTGAGCAGTTAAGTGGTGAGTAGTTGTATAGCGACTCATAAAGGCGACTGCGGGAAGCCTCACCCAAACCCTCTCCAAAGGAGAGGACATTTTTAAAAAGTCTCCCCCTTATGGAAGAGATTTAGAGGGGGCTTGCAGATTGTCTGCACCGCTGATTGGTTTGATTGGAGGATTAGCTTGATTATGTGGAGAGTACTTGTTTAGAAGAGGTATCGAACGAGCGTAAAGGCCCGACAAAAAACCGGGCCAAAAGGTAAAGGCCTGTGTGGGGAAGGATTTTTTTGTCTTGATTTTTTGCTTCTTTTTCATCAAGGAAAAAGAAGGAGCCCTGCCGCGGCGGTGAGCGGGGCCACATAAGTTTGAAATACATAACTCGTTACTCGTCCTGCATAGAGATTGCTTCGTACCTCTCAATGACGCTTGAATACAATGACCCAATGACAGCGAAGCGTAATGACACAATGAATTAATGACCATGAACAGAAGAAACTTCATCTACAACACTACCTTATTAGCAGCGGCAGCAGCCACACAGGCCTGTACGCGGACTATTGCCCACCATACACCTGCCGCAGGTATACAGCTTTATATGCTGCGCGATGAGATGGCTGCCGATACCCCCGGTACGCTTAAAAAGCTGGGCCAGCTGGGCTATACGCAAATAGAAAGCTATGGCGGCGATAAGGGCGTGTTTTGGGGGATGACCAACACCGATTTTAAAAAGCTGGCTGCCGATAACGGGTTAAGCCTCATCAGCACGCACTATAACGATGGCACCCCGCAGGAGTTTGAAAGGCTTGCCGCCCGGTGTGCCGAAGTTGGTATGAAGTACCTGATATGCCCATGGCTTGGCCCCCAAAAAAGCATCGACGATTTTAAACGCTTCGCGGATGTGTTTAACCAACGGGGCACCGTTTGCCAAAAGTACGGCCTGCGCTACGGCTACCACCCCCACGATTACCCCTACCAACCTGTGGACGGACGCCTGCCCATTGATGTACTGCTAAAACACACCGACCCCGATTTGGTATACTACCAAATGGATGTATACTACACCGTAACACAGGGGCAGGACCCTTATGCCTATTTAAGCCAACACAAGGGCCGCTTTAAGCTAATGCACATGCGAGATGTATTAAAGCAACGCCTGCCGGCAGGCAGTAAAGAGGAATCGGCTTGCGATTTAGGCGAGGGGGTAATCAACTTCCCCAAACTCATCGCGGCAGCAGAAGATAACGGTATGGAGTACTTTTTTGTTGAGCAAAGCCGCTACCTAAACGAAACCCCGCTGCAAAGCGCGCAAAAAAATGCCGCCTACCTAAAAGGCATGCGGCTGGTGTAACTATTGATTTTTTTGGAGTTTGGCTATAGTAAAAATACCCTAAAGTACTGCTGGGCATATTCGCCCCAGCTTTTAAGGGCTTTGTTAAGGGTGGTTACCAGCCCTTTATAATCAACCGCCTTGCCTTTATTGGGCACTTTAAGGGCAGTTTCGGCAACCGGCATATCGGTTACCTTGGTGGCAAACCAGGTAATGTTATCGTGTGGCAGGGCAACACCAAGTATCATACCCGGCAACCCTGTAAATGATTCGGGCCCGCCCGATACAGGTATCTCATCGCTGTAAAAAGCCACCACATAAACCGAATCCATTACGATGGCGTTGGCGCGGCGGCAGGTAAAGCCTGCAATTTCGCGGGTTTCGTCGGTTATTTTCCAGTTTATCTTGCGTACGGTATCTTTTACCAAAAACTGCTCTTCAAATACCTTTTTGTTGGTGGTGCTTACATTCGTATTAAGGTCGGTATAAACAATGTTATTTTGCGTAGCCGATGGCTCGTTACCAAACCAGCCGTTGCCTGTAGTTTCGGGCGCGGGGGCTGGGTTAAAAAAGGTTTTGTTGCCGGTAAAGGTTAAGGTGCTTACCAGTGTTTTGAATTGCGGCTGTGTTTTTTTGTATTGCTCAAAGGCCTGTTGGCCAAAGCTGTTATCTTCCTCTTTACCCAGGCGTTTTTTGATAATGGCATACATGTTTACCTTCTTTTCGTACTCGATGGTACCTGCTGTGGTAAAGTGCGCGTTTTGTGCCAATAAGCTGCTGCTAACAAAGCAGGCAAGCAATAATAGTAATATTGAATTTTTCATCTTCGTTATTTTTTTGGAGCCCCGCCGCCCAGTTTGTTAAAGTCCCAGATAACGGATAGCATAAAGTATCGTTTAATTGTAGTGTAGCGGCTTTGGTTGATGCTTTGCCCGTCGGCATTGCGGCTAAAGCCCTGATTTTGGTTCAGTAAATCGTTACCGCTAAGGCTTAGCTTAAGGGTTTCGTCTTTCATGAAAGATTTGGTTAGGTTGGCATTCACAATAAACTGCCTAAAATCGGTAGCAAAAGATTGTGTTGCTGCCTGGTAAGTATAATCGCCATCGGCACCCACCTGTATTTTACCGGGCAGGTAAACGTTAAAGCGTGCGTTGCCGCTAAAACCGCGGCCATTGTTATTCAGGTCGGGTTGTAACGATGATTGCCCGGTAGAGTAGGTAGGGCCTGCCTGTATACTAAAGTTATACTTTTTAGCCACGTATTTGTCGATGCTTAAGCCACCGCGGTAACTATTGGACGTAGTTTTGTTTAAAGCACTGTTTTTTAAGCTAAAGTAGGTACTGCCGTTAACATTAAAGTTTAAGCCTATATAAAATTCGGGGTTAGGTATTTTACGGCTTAGGTAAACACTGCCATAAAAGTTTGAAGGCTTTTTACCCGGCAGGTTTAAATACTGTATAGTGCTTTTACCTGTAGTATCGGTAGTGATGTTGCTTACAATAGGGTTAGTAGTAACCGAGTACGAACCATTTAACCATATAGATTGCCCGCTAAGTACCTTATAGGAGTTGTAGTTGGCAGATACACGGTGTGTAAACGATGGATCTAAATTCGGGTTACCTAATGTGATATTCAACGGATCGTTGTTGATGCGTATAGGTTGTATTTGGTCTATAGTAGGTTGTGTAGGGTTGCCATTATAGTTAAACCTGAACGACTGCTGCTGCGATATACGATACTGGTAGCTGGCCTGCGGGTTCCAGTTGGTAAAGCTACGCTTAAAGGCATTGCCGGTTTCTTCGTCAACCTGTTTAAACCTTACATCAGATACCTTGGTACCAAAGTTTAAGGTTTGCTTGCCTTTTTTGTAGTTGAATATGGCACCACCCTGGTTAGCAAACTGGTTAAATTTATAGTTGCTGCTCAACGAGTCGTTTAGTAAATTATAAACACCCGGTGCCGATTGATCAAACGATTGCCTGTTAGAGTTGGCATTGTTGATATTAACCCCATAGTTTAATACCAATGAAAAGCTTTTGCTTAAGGGCTCGGTATAAGTGGCGTTAGAAAGGAATTTGGTGCTTTTTGTGTCGTTGGTTTTATACTGGTCAACTACCTTAGTACTATCTAATATGCCCTTGGTGTAGTAATCGGTATGGGCATTCAAATAACCTTGGGCCTTGCTATCGTTTATGCCGGTAGCTAAGCTAACCGAAAAGGTACGGCCTGCCTTTTTAAGCTTTTTGTTATAAAATGCGGTGGCATTAAATATTTTACCATCGGCATCGTTTGTTAAATGGCGATCTTGCTTGTTTAGCAATAAATCATTCTCAAAGCTTTGCGAGTTATCTGAGGTTCGGGTTTTGGTATTTTTAACCGTACCATCAACCGTAAATTTAAGGTTTGATGTAGTATCTAACTTAACCTGGAACATCGCATCCAGCTTTTGCCTGAATACCGAGTTGTTTGTGGTTTCGTCGGAATTGCTGTTTAACACCCTACCCGGCAAATTATTTTGCGTTAAGGTATTGGCAGTGCCGTTAACAGATAGGTCGCCAATTTTATAGTTGGTATTAATAGATTCTTTATCAGCGTTCCATTTATTATCAAAGTGTAAACCACCTGTGCGTGCAATGGGTATGCCACGGCCATTGTAACGGCCATCCCACGATTCCAGATCATCGTCATCTCCGCCGTTAATATATATCTCGCCGCTATCGCCAAACTGTAGCCCTTCTGATGTGCCCAGTTTGTTGTTGTCTTCCCAGCCTAAGCCGGTTTTACCTGTGTTACTCACCGTAGTATAGGCCGAAAACTTCTTTTTCCCTTTAAAACGGTTATATAAGCCCTGGCCCTGGTAAAAGCCATCGGTACCAATGCCTGCATCTACCTTGCCAAAGTAGCCGTTCTTTTTATCTTCTTTTAGCTTAATGTTGATGGTTTTGGTTTTCTCTCCGTCATCAATACCGGTAAAGGTGGCCTGGTCGCTTTTTTTATCGTAAAGCTGTACTTTATCTACCATATCGGCACGTATGTTTTTGGTAACCAGGGTAGGGTCATCGCCAAAAAACTCCTCGCCATCAACCAATACCTTTGGTACGGCCTGGCCCTGTGCGGTAATTTTACCATCCTTATCTACCTGCATGCCGGGTAGCTGACGTATCAGGTCTTCTACCTTCATATTAGGCTCTATTTTAAAAGCCTTGGGGTTAAACTCGGTGGTATCGCCTTTGATTTTAATGGCAGCTACTGATCCTTTTACAATCACTTCTTTTAACAAGCGCGATTTTAGCAGTAAGCTAACGTTGCCGAAGTCGTGGGTTGATTTTACCGAATCTAACGTAAATTTTTCTACGTAATCAGCATAGCCGGGGTAGGTGATCAGCAAAATAAAATTGCCTTTGTTTAGGTTGCTCATGCTAAAGCTACCGTTAGGGGCAACACGCGTAAATTTCCTTAAAGTAGAATCTTTGGCGTTTAAAATGCTGACAGAAGAATTGGATAATTTAACGTTTGATACAGTATCGGCCACGGTGCCTTTAACTGAGTAGTTTGTTTGCGCAAGGCAAGCAAAGGAGCACAAGCATTGCAGTACGAGTGCTGTAATAAAAATTTTCATTCGTGAGGTTTAAGGATAGCTAAGTTATAACTAAAAACTTAGTAATTAAATTTACACTTGTTAAAAAGTGTTAAATATAGCCTCACATATGTTAAAGTCACATAATTGTTACTTATGCGTGCAAACACATATTAACAATGTATAATGTAATTTTTTTTAAAATACTAAAAAGTAAAGGGGCTTTCGTAAGTAGCAAAGGCGGGAAGTTCCTGATCTTTAGCCGATAACAGGGCGTCTCGTTCATCTATACCCCAACCAATAGCCAGTGTAGGATCGTTCCAAACGATGCCTGTTTCTGATGCTTTATCGTAATGATTGGTTACTTTATAAGTAAATATGGTATCGTCTTCTAATGTTACAAAACCGTGCAGGCAACCTACGGGTATCCATAATTGCAGTTTGTTTTTAAACGATAATTCAACACTTATATGGCGGCCATAAGTTGGCGATCCTTTGCGCGCATCTACCGCAACATCAAGTACGGCACCTTGCACTACACTAACCAGTTTACCCTGGCCAAATGGATTAGCCTGGGCATGCAAGCCACGCAGCGTTCCTTTTTTTGACATGGATTGATTGTCTTGCACAAAATCTTCGTTTATGCCGGCTTTTAACAGTGTTTGCTTGTTATAGCTTTCATAAAAATAGCCTCTGTCATCGGTAAAAACTTTGGGTTCTAATATCAATACGCCGGGGATAATGGTTTCGGTAACGGTCATGGTTAGTCTACGGTTTTCATTAAAGTATTAAACATTACAAACTTTTCGGGGAAGCGCTGGTGATGTGCATCCTGAAAACGGAACAAGTGTTTATCATAAAAACCGTTAAAATCTTCAATAGAATCGGCATTATACTGGATACAATAAGTAGTGCCCTCGTTTGGCGAATCAACAATGTTCAATATCCTGTACGAGCTAAAGTGCCCTGTTGCCATTACAGCGGGTATATGCTCTTCTTTAACCCATTGCAGCCATTCCTGCTCAATGGCATCATCTAAAATAAAAGTATCGTTATATACAATCATGCTGTAAAAATACCGATTGCATTTGATTTTGCAGATTTTAAATTTATTTCAACTATTAATAACCCCAACGTAGTTGCAATGTCCGAAGCGGTAGCTATATCGGACGGACGGACACCCAAATGACTACACGTTTAGCGGTTGCTTTGTGGCTATTGGTGCTGGTAGTGGAGTTGTGGAAACTCGCCTGCTACGTTCCATCGTTCTTATCGCCCCTTAACAGCCTGAAACGCTTTCGGGCATCGTTTAACCAAAGGCTGCCCTGGTAATTGCTTATTATTTTTTGGTAATAGGTTTTGGCCAGTTCGGGGTTGTTAAGTTTGGTTTCGTAAATATCGCCCAGCATAAATACCGCGTCATCGGCCCAAAGATCGTCGGCATGGCTTTCGGTAATTTTTTTGAGCAGCACAGTGGCATTGGTATAATCTTTTTGTTGTAGCAGTATACGCGCCTTTGCCATTAAAATATCGGCGGCAAGCAAATTGCCGGGATATAGTTTATCTATGCTATCCAGGGTTGTAAATGCCTTCGTGGTTTGCTCGGCAAATATCAACAGGTCGGCCCTTGCATAAAGTTTTAACGCACTGCCGCTGCTGTCAACCGCCAAATTATCGCTTATTAATAACGAAAGGTTAAGCGCATCGTTGGCTATTAATTGCGATGTGGCTGCTTTTAAAATATCCAATTGCCTGCGCGCCCAGTTAAAATCGCCGGTATAATAGGCCAGTTTAGCATTGCGCAAAAGTGCATCTTGCCCAATTTGGGTATTGACGTTGGCTTTTTCTACCTGGCTGTAAACCAACGTGGCATCCCATGGTTGGTTGTTCAGTAAGTAAATATCACCTAAATCCAGCTTGCAGCTTGCCAATAACTGCGGCCTTACACCGGGGATAGTTATTGTGCTCTCTAACAGTGTTTGGGCATCTTTTAATTTATGGAGTTTAAAAGCCTGTAGATTGGCCAGTTTTTGCAGGGCAAAAGCCGTATTGCGTGTACGGCCAAATTCGGCAAGCAGGTTTATATAATCGCTCTCCAAACTAAGCAGATCAGTCTGCGTGTACCTGCCGCTGGTCACCTTTAAGTTTTTGGTGTTAATGAGTTCTATTTTGGCCGCTACATAATTGGGGTCGTCTTTATTACCCTTACTGATAATATACTCGTACCCGCGTATAGCGGCATCATAAGCCTCGTTAGCCACCAGTGTTTTGCTAAGCTCGGCCACTTTACTGCCATCATCGTTTTGGCGGCGGCTTAGTGCAAGTACCTGGTTAAGGGCCTGGTCAAATTCCTTTTGCTGCAAAAACTGCCAGGTTAGCAAATCGGTGTATACCACCTGTTGCGGGTCTTTTTGTATTCTTTTTAGCAGGGCTGTTTTTAGCATCGCATAATCATCGGGCCCTTCGTATATCGATGAGAATGTGTTTTCGGCCTGGCTTAAAAATACCGGGTTAAGGGGTAAAAAGTTCAGGTACTCCTCGGTAAGTTCTACCTTATCGCGTTTGTAGCGGTAAAGGGTTATCAGTTCAAAACTAAACAGGGCATCGTTATTTAGCAGCTTACGGCCCTGCTTAAATATCTTCACAGCATAATCAACATTGGCATTCTGGTAAAATTGTGATGCCAGGCTGGCTATCTGGTTTTGGTCGGCAGGCAGGTTTTTGATCAGGTCGGCATAAATGGCTTCGGCTTTAGGCGTATTGCCTTGCTGGGTATAAACAGCGCCCAAAGCCACGGGGTACTCCATGTCGTCGGGGTGTTTTTTCATCATCTTTTTGGTGATGCTTTCGGCGTCATCAAATTTTTTGGCGGTAATTAAGCTGTTAAAATATTGCTGATAATAAGCCTCATTATCTTGCCGGTATAGCTTCTGGTATATGTCAAGGGCCTTTTGTGTTTCGCCATTGGCAGTATATTGGCGCGCCAATTCCAAATCGTTTGTTTGTGCAAAAACGGCTGTGTAAAGCAGTGTGAAAAATAAAATAAGCAGGTGTATACGCTTCATTCTTTTTATATATTTATAAGCCGTTTAGGCTTTTTTATATAACGCTTTAAGAGGGTAAAATTGTAGTGACATTGGTGTAAGGTTAATCAAAATAACTAATTTGACCCTTGTTTATTTAAGTTGACATCCATGTACGGTCGGTTCAGAT from Inquilinus sp. KBS0705 encodes the following:
- the rfbC gene encoding dTDP-4-dehydrorhamnose 3,5-epimerase — translated: MTVTETIIPGVLILEPKVFTDDRGYFYESYNKQTLLKAGINEDFVQDNQSMSKKGTLRGLHAQANPFGQGKLVSVVQGAVLDVAVDARKGSPTYGRHISVELSFKNKLQLWIPVGCLHGFVTLEDDTIFTYKVTNHYDKASETGIVWNDPTLAIGWGIDERDALLSAKDQELPAFATYESPFTF
- a CDS encoding DUF4286 family protein produces the protein MIVYNDTFILDDAIEQEWLQWVKEEHIPAVMATGHFSSYRILNIVDSPNEGTTYCIQYNADSIEDFNGFYDKHLFRFQDAHHQRFPEKFVMFNTLMKTVD
- a CDS encoding tetratricopeptide repeat protein; this encodes MKRIHLLILFFTLLYTAVFAQTNDLELARQYTANGETQKALDIYQKLYRQDNEAYYQQYFNSLITAKKFDDAESITKKMMKKHPDDMEYPVALGAVYTQQGNTPKAEAIYADLIKNLPADQNQIASLASQFYQNANVDYAVKIFKQGRKLLNNDALFSFELITLYRYKRDKVELTEEYLNFLPLNPVFLSQAENTFSSIYEGPDDYAMLKTALLKRIQKDPQQVVYTDLLTWQFLQQKEFDQALNQVLALSRRQNDDGSKVAELSKTLVANEAYDAAIRGYEYIISKGNKDDPNYVAAKIELINTKNLKVTSGRYTQTDLLSLESDYINLLAEFGRTRNTAFALQKLANLQAFKLHKLKDAQTLLESTITIPGVRPQLLASCKLDLGDIYLLNNQPWDATLVYSQVEKANVNTQIGQDALLRNAKLAYYTGDFNWARRQLDILKAATSQLIANDALNLSLLISDNLAVDSSGSALKLYARADLLIFAEQTTKAFTTLDSIDKLYPGNLLAADILMAKARILLQQKDYTNATVLLKKITESHADDLWADDAVFMLGDIYETKLNNPELAKTYYQKIISNYQGSLWLNDARKRFRLLRGDKNDGT